A window from Synechococcus sp. MU1643 encodes these proteins:
- a CDS encoding TVP38/TMEM64 family protein encodes MSRLKTGLKVSAWVAVFIVAVVYLQRYGIAPLQSAVNDMGIWAPLGLFLLRGGSIILPALPSSVYSLLAGSLLGFKAGYLTIILSDLVFCSAAFFIARRWGRGPVSRLVGASAMKRIDGFSKNQLEGNFFLMTGLLMTGLFDFLSYAIGISRTHWRLFAPALLISVLISDSILVAVGAGAAQGASLTLGLALLAMFALATITGLLKKKSSEVSSDNHS; translated from the coding sequence ATGTCCAGGCTGAAGACAGGGCTGAAGGTCAGCGCCTGGGTCGCCGTCTTCATTGTTGCCGTCGTTTATTTGCAGAGATACGGCATTGCTCCGCTGCAAAGCGCCGTGAACGACATGGGCATCTGGGCCCCACTCGGCCTGTTCCTGCTGCGAGGGGGCAGCATCATCCTGCCGGCGCTGCCGAGTTCGGTGTATTCCCTGCTGGCCGGCTCGCTGCTGGGCTTCAAGGCGGGCTATCTCACAATCATTCTGTCGGACCTGGTGTTCTGCAGTGCGGCCTTCTTCATCGCCCGCCGCTGGGGACGCGGACCGGTGAGCCGTCTGGTGGGGGCCAGCGCAATGAAACGCATCGATGGCTTCAGCAAAAACCAGCTGGAAGGCAACTTCTTTTTGATGACCGGCCTGCTGATGACCGGACTGTTTGATTTTCTCAGCTATGCCATCGGGATCAGCCGCACCCACTGGCGTCTTTTTGCTCCAGCCCTGCTGATCAGCGTGCTGATCAGCGATTCGATCCTCGTGGCTGTCGGCGCAGGTGCCGCTCAAGGCGCCAGCCTCACCCTGGGATTGGCACTGCTTGCCATGTTTGCTCTTGCCACCATCACAGGTCTGCTGAAAAAAAAATCCTCAGAAGTGTCCTCCGACAACCACTCCTGA
- a CDS encoding phycobilisome polypeptide: MGLLPGTPRLADRHTGGQRQPLNFQNIDFKTLVQTAQVQGLSINQDLPQATRNILERADQAQRQLTTDELATICQLSGMDDSLPGSLIHRSDQLVNQARGHLLETQPHLVQPGGALYPQDRADACWRDCWNFLRVISYAVACDQSCFTNPSGMAALRELYRRMNVPIEGMNIALGQLKEKALEGVSRSNDRQLIRDCFQHLHAELNKSAVKS; encoded by the coding sequence GTGGGCCTTCTACCTGGAACGCCACGGCTGGCTGATCGCCACACCGGTGGCCAGCGTCAACCCTTGAACTTCCAGAACATCGACTTCAAGACCCTGGTGCAGACCGCACAGGTTCAAGGGCTGAGCATCAACCAAGATTTGCCGCAGGCGACGCGCAACATTCTTGAGCGTGCGGATCAAGCCCAACGCCAGCTCACGACCGATGAGCTGGCCACGATCTGCCAGCTCTCCGGCATGGATGACTCGCTCCCCGGCAGCCTGATCCATCGGTCGGATCAACTGGTAAACCAAGCACGGGGACATCTGCTTGAAACCCAGCCGCATCTGGTGCAACCGGGCGGGGCTCTCTACCCGCAGGACAGAGCAGATGCCTGCTGGCGCGACTGCTGGAATTTTCTACGCGTAATCAGCTACGCGGTGGCCTGCGACCAGAGCTGCTTTACAAACCCGAGCGGCATGGCCGCCCTTAGGGAGCTGTACAGACGAATGAACGTTCCCATCGAGGGGATGAACATCGCCCTCGGTCAGCTCAAAGAGAAGGCCCTAGAAGGGGTCTCGCGATCGAACGACCGTCAGTTGATCCGCGACTGCTTCCAGCACCTACACGCCGAGCTCAACAAATCTGCAGTTAAGAGCTGA
- a CDS encoding phycobilisome rod-core linker polypeptide gives MAIPLLGYPLNTQNGRVSNLAGDNSTIKPQTYASSAAGDDSARTEMDSLIEQAYRQVFFHAMRSDREPFLESQLRSGNITVRDFIRGLLLSERFQQGYYQCNSNYRMVDQVVGRVLGRPTHGDAERRAWSIVIGEKGFTAFVDALLDSPEYMNCFGYDLVPQQRSRVLPGRPLGEIPIYQQFPRYGTDWRDALQDRAPIHQGAQLERLEVAATWVNEEPPALALKLWLGLFAIGGFEIVRVLLTIVVAMLRN, from the coding sequence ATGGCCATCCCGCTTCTTGGGTACCCGCTCAACACCCAAAACGGTCGCGTTAGCAACCTGGCCGGCGACAACAGCACCATCAAGCCCCAAACGTATGCCTCCTCTGCAGCGGGCGATGACAGCGCCAGAACAGAGATGGACAGCTTGATTGAACAGGCCTATCGCCAAGTTTTCTTCCATGCGATGCGCAGTGATCGCGAACCGTTCCTGGAATCACAGCTCCGGAGCGGCAACATCACGGTTCGGGATTTCATCCGAGGTCTGCTGCTGTCGGAACGCTTCCAGCAGGGCTACTACCAGTGCAACTCGAATTACCGGATGGTGGATCAGGTGGTGGGACGCGTGCTTGGGCGCCCGACCCATGGCGACGCCGAACGCCGGGCCTGGTCGATCGTGATCGGAGAGAAGGGCTTTACCGCCTTCGTCGACGCCCTGCTCGACAGCCCTGAATACATGAACTGCTTCGGGTACGACCTGGTCCCTCAGCAACGTTCACGCGTTCTGCCCGGGCGGCCCCTTGGGGAAATCCCGATCTACCAACAATTCCCGCGCTACGGAACCGACTGGCGCGACGCCCTTCAAGATCGGGCGCCTATCCATCAAGGTGCGCAGTTAGAGCGACTGGAGGTTGCTGCCACTTGGGTCAACGAGGAACCCCCTGCTTTGGCTCTCAAGCTCTGGCTCGGCCTTTTTGCCATCGGTGGATTCGAAATCGTGCGGGTGCTCCTTACCATCGTTGTCGCGATGCTGCGCAACTGA
- a CDS encoding pentapeptide repeat-containing protein, whose protein sequence is MSMPKSGALNLREWTAPETCGATSSATNPVDARGADWSGQDLGELDLRNAKLCRCDLRGTNLSQCQLEGADLRLARYDQTTLVPEGFALNTSGAVGPGAKLNGAFLNSTDLRGMDLRGSMLMGAYLSGSDLSGALLDGVSLAGADLRSATFRGAMCRGTRFGTCEMDMADLRGANLEGAALETVTSIRGADFSLCTGLEDQIGALLSRSVQELDCWNPMTRSTTRASLESLIKGQGQGA, encoded by the coding sequence ATGTCGATGCCCAAATCTGGGGCTCTAAATCTGCGTGAGTGGACAGCACCCGAAACGTGCGGAGCAACAAGCTCAGCCACAAATCCAGTCGATGCTCGAGGGGCTGACTGGAGCGGTCAGGACTTGGGAGAACTCGACCTAAGAAACGCCAAGCTTTGTCGCTGTGATCTGCGCGGCACAAACCTCAGCCAGTGCCAACTCGAAGGCGCTGATCTACGCCTGGCCCGTTACGACCAGACCACCCTGGTGCCTGAGGGCTTCGCGCTGAACACAAGCGGTGCCGTCGGCCCCGGGGCGAAGCTGAATGGGGCTTTTCTCAACAGCACAGATCTGCGCGGGATGGACCTCAGGGGGAGCATGTTGATGGGCGCCTATCTGAGTGGCTCAGACCTGAGTGGAGCTTTGCTCGATGGCGTTTCCTTAGCAGGCGCAGACCTGCGATCAGCCACGTTTCGCGGAGCCATGTGCCGGGGGACCCGATTCGGAACCTGCGAGATGGACATGGCCGATCTTCGCGGCGCCAACCTTGAGGGGGCAGCTCTGGAAACCGTGACTTCGATTCGCGGGGCGGACTTTTCGCTCTGCACCGGGCTGGAGGATCAAATTGGTGCTCTTCTCAGTCGATCCGTCCAAGAACTCGACTGCTGGAATCCGATGACACGCTCCACGACAAGGGCGAGCCTTGAGTCCCTGATCAAGGGGCAAGGGCAGGGCGCCTAA
- a CDS encoding phycobilisome linker polypeptide — protein sequence MPFGPASLLGVERFSEESEAPLELIPGDEDARKEQIIRAVYKQVLGNAYVMDSERQIVEESQFKLGEISVRELVGRIAKSDLYRSRFFDNCARYRYIELAFRHLLGRAPADYAEMREHADRLDSQGYEADIDSFLNSAEYQNTFGEWTVPYQRGWKTESCATLQEFTWSFQLLRGNSSSSLKGDLAGNRSKLGGSAYLNRAIAVVPPSSKETAGWSFRPSTNLQDAPTRLGVGAGDQGITYRVEVTAYKANNVRRISRYTRSNRIFYVPFDKLSEQFKRIHNEGGKIASITPVT from the coding sequence ATGCCTTTCGGTCCAGCCTCGCTTCTAGGGGTCGAACGCTTCTCTGAAGAGAGTGAAGCCCCTCTCGAGCTGATCCCAGGCGATGAGGACGCCAGGAAAGAACAGATCATCCGAGCCGTTTACAAGCAAGTGCTTGGTAACGCTTATGTGATGGACAGCGAGCGGCAGATCGTCGAAGAGTCGCAGTTCAAGCTCGGTGAAATCAGCGTCCGTGAACTTGTGGGTCGCATTGCCAAAAGCGACCTGTACCGCAGCCGCTTCTTTGATAATTGCGCGCGATACCGCTACATCGAGCTGGCCTTCCGCCATCTTCTCGGTCGCGCACCTGCTGACTACGCGGAAATGCGTGAGCACGCCGATCGCCTAGATAGCCAAGGTTATGAGGCTGATATCGACAGCTTCCTGAACAGCGCGGAATACCAAAACACCTTCGGCGAATGGACGGTCCCCTATCAGCGGGGCTGGAAGACCGAAAGCTGTGCCACCTTGCAGGAATTCACCTGGAGCTTCCAGTTGCTGCGAGGCAACAGCAGCAGCAGCCTCAAGGGTGATCTGGCAGGCAATAGGAGCAAGCTGGGTGGTTCGGCATATCTGAACCGAGCCATCGCAGTGGTTCCCCCATCCTCCAAAGAGACCGCTGGCTGGAGTTTCCGTCCCTCAACCAACCTTCAGGATGCACCCACACGTCTTGGGGTTGGTGCAGGCGATCAAGGCATCACGTATCGGGTCGAAGTCACGGCTTACAAAGCCAACAATGTGAGGCGGATTTCCCGCTACACCCGAAGCAATCGCATCTTCTACGTGCCGTTCGACAAGCTCTCAGAGCAGTTCAAACGCATCCATAACGAAGGCGGCAAAATCGCCAGCATTACGCCGGTGACTTAA
- a CDS encoding phycobilisome rod-core linker polypeptide, giving the protein MASTQSSLGFGATNKWNDPVRFQRKGVDQTAALTIGEFLKQSCDQMAIGVGPRSHADCPHRVTSECYSPEDVASLETVISASYRQVFGNAHVMDFERCSELEAQLRDGRLTVREFVRGLAKSSFYKDRFFRSVAPQRGVELTFKHLLGRAPETQAEISAKIALQAEHGHDGLVDSIVDSAEYLEVFGSDVVPYARSWSSPADLSTAAFPMLAALQKSFAGSDSARGAGPALTRSLANGVAPRISLPSQPVGLRPSSGSYTSTQFSSKTPGITSGKDSGPMRGDVYVTFGLGQREQETYQRCPGDGPDQLAALIRSTYKQVMGNPHLMEFERVGSAESKFIDGYLSTREFVRAVGLSAEYKRRFFETSAPYRFIELNFKHFLGRAPQSQAEISEHTKILAEGGYEAEISSYVDSAEYQNTFGEDTVPYARILTESGRSQVDFNRQLSLAEGFAASDTVLGSSALVSSVATGLAPSGWSKTTSRANRTGTQSGAPDPTKKRFRIVVASQAARSRQRTAGNSYVVSGKDMSSQMKYIHARGGKIVSITEVM; this is encoded by the coding sequence ATGGCCAGCACGCAATCTTCCCTTGGTTTCGGCGCAACAAACAAGTGGAATGATCCCGTTCGCTTCCAGCGCAAGGGAGTAGACCAAACCGCTGCCCTCACCATTGGTGAGTTCCTGAAGCAATCGTGTGATCAGATGGCGATTGGGGTTGGTCCCCGGAGTCACGCTGACTGCCCCCATCGCGTCACAAGCGAGTGCTACAGCCCAGAAGATGTGGCGTCACTGGAAACGGTGATCAGTGCTTCATATCGACAGGTTTTTGGCAACGCCCATGTGATGGATTTCGAGCGTTGCTCGGAATTGGAAGCTCAGCTTCGGGACGGTCGTTTGACCGTGCGCGAATTCGTTCGTGGTCTGGCCAAGTCCAGCTTCTACAAAGACCGTTTCTTCAGAAGCGTTGCCCCACAGCGGGGTGTCGAGCTGACGTTCAAGCACCTATTGGGCCGAGCACCTGAAACACAGGCCGAGATCTCAGCGAAAATCGCCCTGCAGGCAGAACACGGTCACGACGGCCTTGTCGACAGCATTGTCGACTCTGCGGAGTACCTCGAGGTCTTCGGAAGCGACGTGGTGCCCTATGCCCGTTCATGGTCTTCACCCGCTGACCTATCGACAGCTGCCTTCCCGATGCTGGCCGCACTTCAAAAAAGTTTTGCTGGCAGTGATAGTGCCCGCGGTGCAGGTCCGGCGCTAACGCGCAGCCTTGCCAATGGCGTGGCTCCCCGGATCAGCCTGCCAAGTCAGCCGGTTGGCTTGCGTCCATCGTCTGGAAGTTACACCTCCACGCAATTCAGCTCCAAGACACCTGGAATCACTTCAGGCAAAGACTCTGGACCCATGCGTGGGGATGTGTATGTCACCTTCGGTCTTGGCCAGCGGGAGCAAGAGACCTACCAACGTTGTCCTGGTGATGGCCCCGATCAACTCGCAGCACTCATTCGTTCCACTTACAAGCAAGTGATGGGCAACCCCCATCTGATGGAGTTCGAACGGGTGGGTTCCGCGGAGAGCAAATTCATCGACGGCTACCTGAGCACACGTGAATTCGTTCGTGCCGTTGGCCTGTCAGCCGAATACAAGCGCCGCTTCTTCGAAACGAGTGCGCCCTATCGATTCATCGAGCTGAACTTTAAACATTTCCTGGGAAGAGCTCCACAGTCCCAAGCCGAAATCAGCGAGCACACCAAGATCCTCGCCGAAGGTGGCTACGAGGCTGAAATCTCCAGCTACGTCGATAGCGCCGAATACCAGAACACCTTTGGTGAAGACACAGTTCCATACGCACGAATCCTCACCGAAAGCGGCCGTTCTCAGGTTGACTTCAACCGTCAACTGAGCCTGGCCGAAGGTTTTGCGGCGAGCGATACGGTCCTCGGCAGCTCCGCTTTGGTGAGTTCGGTGGCCACAGGCCTGGCTCCCAGCGGCTGGAGCAAAACCACCAGCCGGGCAAACCGCACCGGCACCCAATCAGGCGCACCCGATCCGACCAAGAAGCGTTTCCGCATTGTTGTTGCTTCTCAGGCAGCTCGTTCACGTCAACGGACAGCTGGTAACAGCTACGTCGTGTCCGGAAAGGACATGAGCAGCCAAATGAAGTACATCCATGCACGCGGAGGCAAGATCGTTTCCATCACTGAGGTGATGTAA
- a CDS encoding phycobilisome rod-core linker polypeptide codes for MTEPTTLSSAANVDTAHAADVIRQAYRQVFGNRHLMELDVNPSIEALFINGDLTVQGLVTALAQSETYKKLFLESNSPYRFVELNFKHLLGRPPRDQAELMSHVRLLQEEGYETEMASYTYSDEYLSAFGIDQVPYNRSTQTVVGGSPLFFTRAKALNSGYAGYDNAETDSKLLNSLCTNSSPKAQDLRGVGNASSLAINWTSRRQVGANRRAVQKSVVTQTSMSATIKSILAQGGQILSIAKANSF; via the coding sequence ATGACTGAGCCAACAACTCTTTCCTCAGCTGCCAATGTCGACACAGCACATGCGGCAGATGTGATTCGCCAAGCCTACCGCCAGGTTTTTGGAAATCGACACTTGATGGAACTCGACGTGAACCCCTCCATTGAGGCGTTGTTCATCAATGGGGATTTGACAGTTCAAGGACTGGTAACGGCTCTCGCACAATCGGAAACCTATAAAAAGCTTTTTCTAGAAAGCAATAGCCCCTACCGGTTTGTTGAGCTGAACTTCAAACATCTTTTAGGCCGTCCTCCCCGTGACCAAGCTGAATTGATGAGCCACGTTCGGCTTTTGCAGGAAGAAGGGTATGAAACAGAAATGGCGAGTTACACCTACAGCGATGAATACCTATCTGCTTTTGGCATCGACCAAGTGCCATACAATCGTTCCACTCAGACCGTAGTTGGAGGAAGCCCGCTCTTCTTCACACGGGCAAAAGCTTTGAATTCCGGTTATGCCGGATACGACAACGCAGAAACAGATTCCAAACTCTTGAATAGTCTGTGTACTAACAGTTCACCAAAGGCACAAGATCTTAGAGGTGTTGGTAATGCAAGCTCCTTGGCCATCAACTGGACATCCCGCCGCCAAGTAGGCGCCAATCGCCGCGCTGTGCAGAAATCGGTGGTGACCCAAACATCCATGTCAGCCACGATCAAATCAATTCTTGCGCAGGGAGGTCAGATCCTTTCTATTGCGAAGGCTAACTCCTTTTGA
- a CDS encoding phycobiliprotein lyase, translating into MTIEQFVAQSLGKWRSMRSGHSLAFQQFEEVLSEVVIEELSKEDPGVKQLLESSLAKEQDKCSISSPFKMKWCAESDWEPDDPSEVSSGSCIIVPLAKDKSSGTLIRSVGYAESESAISEYSFLDDGTFTLTTEYEQSIAEERIWFVSENVRCRSSVLRTSAGSGILQTSFASEVRRINA; encoded by the coding sequence ATGACGATTGAGCAATTTGTTGCTCAAAGTTTAGGCAAATGGCGCTCAATGAGATCGGGGCATTCTCTAGCCTTCCAGCAGTTTGAAGAAGTTCTTAGCGAAGTTGTCATTGAAGAACTCAGCAAAGAGGATCCAGGAGTCAAACAACTGCTTGAGTCGTCTTTAGCGAAGGAACAAGATAAATGCTCAATTTCGTCACCCTTCAAAATGAAATGGTGCGCTGAAAGTGACTGGGAACCCGACGACCCTTCAGAAGTATCATCAGGATCTTGCATTATTGTTCCACTCGCCAAAGATAAATCTTCGGGAACATTAATAAGAAGTGTTGGCTATGCAGAATCTGAGTCCGCAATCTCTGAATATAGTTTTCTAGACGATGGTACATTTACCCTCACGACAGAGTATGAGCAATCAATTGCGGAAGAAAGAATTTGGTTTGTGTCGGAAAACGTCCGCTGCAGGTCATCAGTCTTGAGAACATCAGCAGGATCAGGCATACTTCAAACTTCATTTGCCTCAGAAGTCCGGCGCATTAATGCATAG
- a CDS encoding chromophore lyase CpcT/CpeT, producing the protein MSKNSAFAEFAKTLAGVYDNIEQSQENPKDFARINIFFRPLPWHIFKGPGFYSEQCYDYAPWDPYRQGIHRVTANRDTFIVENYGFTNPRRLAGAGRDPEIMNAIDTASLKERCGCAMHFQSQGEGKYIGKVEPGKKCLVPRDGKITYLVSEVEVDQDNWISRDRGYDPKTDEQIWGSEHGLLKFKRIKSFSKEINDEWLDSKA; encoded by the coding sequence ATGAGCAAGAATTCAGCCTTTGCCGAGTTCGCCAAAACTCTCGCGGGCGTGTACGACAACATCGAACAGTCGCAAGAAAATCCCAAGGATTTTGCACGCATCAATATCTTCTTTCGACCATTGCCTTGGCATATTTTCAAAGGGCCTGGATTTTATTCTGAGCAGTGCTATGACTATGCCCCATGGGATCCCTATCGACAGGGAATTCATCGGGTAACAGCAAATAGAGATACATTTATAGTAGAGAACTATGGCTTCACAAACCCAAGAAGATTAGCGGGAGCTGGTCGGGATCCAGAAATCATGAATGCAATCGATACTGCAAGCCTAAAAGAACGGTGTGGATGTGCGATGCACTTTCAAAGCCAAGGAGAAGGAAAGTACATTGGCAAAGTTGAACCAGGGAAAAAATGTTTGGTTCCAAGAGATGGGAAGATCACATATCTTGTCAGTGAAGTCGAAGTGGATCAAGACAATTGGATTAGTCGGGATCGTGGGTATGACCCCAAAACAGACGAACAGATTTGGGGCTCAGAACACGGTCTCCTAAAATTCAAGAGGATCAAGAGCTTCTCCAAAGAAATTAATGATGAGTGGCTAGATTCGAAAGCCTGA
- a CDS encoding CpeR family transcriptional regulator, which translates to MEDIKKQMKSWIRSQHLICVGTDFIFETVDQTQLDKFEASMQAIGGRIRTVKAIGNWPMGPRRSFKILQATASVPRPGGEDLVTYWAKKGSKTTRYSEINS; encoded by the coding sequence ATGGAAGATATTAAAAAACAAATGAAATCCTGGATACGCTCACAGCATCTAATATGCGTTGGCACAGACTTTATCTTCGAAACAGTTGATCAAACTCAACTTGATAAGTTTGAAGCCTCTATGCAAGCAATTGGGGGAAGAATTAGAACAGTCAAAGCAATTGGAAATTGGCCGATGGGACCAAGACGATCATTCAAAATACTGCAAGCAACAGCAAGCGTGCCCAGGCCAGGAGGAGAAGATCTTGTCACTTATTGGGCGAAAAAAGGCAGTAAAACGACAAGATACTCAGAAATCAATTCTTGA
- a CDS encoding Nif11-like leader peptide family natural product precursor yields the protein MTGSALSANQDQVLEAFIALVRQNPDLKAQIKAALNQDQVIEIAAANGFDIDSSAILRKWSKHTDFSQDTWMGWFEE from the coding sequence ATGACCGGTTCCGCTCTTAGTGCAAATCAAGACCAAGTCCTAGAGGCTTTTATTGCTTTAGTTCGTCAAAATCCAGATCTAAAAGCTCAAATTAAGGCTGCCCTTAATCAAGATCAAGTCATTGAGATCGCTGCTGCCAATGGTTTTGATATTGATTCCTCTGCTATTTTGAGAAAATGGAGTAAACATACTGATTTTAGTCAAGACACCTGGATGGGCTGGTTTGAAGAATAA
- a CDS encoding Nif11-like leader peptide family natural product precursor — translation MSVSVIDDFVQTVIYDHSVATGLKSCKTDQDIVDFAASCDYVFSITAWLLYVESDSAGLSESEALAIQAIANDHWSWAFRKIAPWRAMLMDGA, via the coding sequence ATGTCTGTTTCTGTCATTGATGATTTTGTGCAGACGGTTATCTATGACCATTCTGTCGCAACTGGATTGAAGTCTTGCAAGACAGATCAAGATATCGTCGATTTTGCGGCTTCTTGTGATTATGTTTTTTCAATCACAGCTTGGCTTCTGTATGTTGAATCAGATTCAGCTGGTTTATCTGAATCTGAAGCCTTGGCGATCCAAGCCATCGCAAACGATCACTGGTCATGGGCATTTCGTAAAATCGCCCCATGGAGAGCCATGTTGATGGATGGTGCCTAG
- a CDS encoding HEAT repeat domain-containing protein, whose product MAERFDNLVEGLTEEQAMAVILTDPDSLERPVDKYMAATRLGASNSEESLDVLIKAAELDPEHLFNRITRRKAIDALGRRKSPKALPSLFRALKCSDEAAVINSVEAITKIGAPLTEADHEKLLEALEGEDIQKRAVIQAFCRLGVPGVINSISPLQDDSNPLVAGAARAYMSKVAQQPKGLDVLIPQLVDPIAGRRRSAVIDLGDAGDVTRLEALVTAPVSMSLRARSAFQLVDPDKKCLIPEEYAELITQLLQDNPQQLKLRKEWICDIEPTEIENNLQHRDEARQYGGASSLMSMPRAERMILINEIKEKLWSDYVTHYYLTAVVSLQGLEERSDLIRLALAETIPQYTKSRIAAAWGCLRLGLVDQKPLLEELSASAFWLPLKWTCQRVLKQLS is encoded by the coding sequence ATGGCCGAGCGATTCGACAACTTGGTTGAAGGCTTGACAGAGGAGCAGGCCATGGCAGTGATTTTGACTGATCCAGACTCACTCGAGAGGCCCGTTGATAAATACATGGCAGCCACAAGGCTTGGAGCGAGTAACAGCGAAGAATCACTCGATGTGCTGATTAAGGCTGCAGAGCTGGATCCAGAGCATCTTTTTAATCGAATCACGCGACGCAAAGCGATTGACGCCCTTGGCAGACGAAAAAGTCCAAAGGCCCTTCCCTCATTGTTTCGAGCCCTAAAATGCAGTGATGAAGCTGCAGTGATTAATTCTGTAGAAGCGATAACAAAAATCGGGGCACCATTAACAGAAGCAGATCATGAAAAATTATTGGAAGCCCTTGAGGGCGAGGATATTCAAAAGCGAGCTGTCATACAGGCATTTTGTCGTTTAGGGGTCCCCGGAGTCATCAACAGCATCAGCCCCCTCCAGGATGATTCCAATCCCTTGGTGGCTGGTGCGGCAAGGGCATACATGTCGAAAGTTGCTCAACAACCAAAGGGCCTTGATGTCCTCATCCCGCAACTTGTTGATCCAATCGCCGGACGAAGGCGATCTGCCGTAATTGATTTGGGCGATGCAGGTGACGTAACAAGGCTAGAAGCTCTTGTCACAGCTCCTGTGTCGATGTCGTTGCGGGCTAGAAGTGCATTTCAGTTGGTAGATCCTGATAAGAAATGCCTAATACCGGAAGAATATGCAGAACTCATAACACAACTCTTACAAGACAACCCTCAACAACTCAAACTTAGGAAAGAGTGGATTTGTGATATTGAGCCTACGGAGATCGAAAACAACCTTCAACATCGCGATGAAGCACGGCAATACGGTGGTGCTTCAAGCTTGATGTCCATGCCGAGGGCAGAGAGGATGATTTTAATTAACGAAATTAAAGAAAAATTATGGAGTGATTACGTTACGCACTATTACCTAACCGCCGTCGTCAGCCTTCAAGGTTTGGAAGAACGAAGCGATCTAATCAGGCTTGCCTTAGCCGAAACAATCCCTCAGTACACCAAGTCCCGCATTGCTGCTGCATGGGGGTGCCTCCGCTTGGGCCTTGTGGACCAAAAACCTCTCCTAGAGGAGCTTTCAGCCAGTGCCTTCTGGCTACCACTGAAATGGACTTGCCAACGCGTCCTTAAACAGTTGTCATAA
- a CDS encoding bleomycin hydrolase, with amino-acid sequence MLDAFSRAAVSADSSGSFIGGGELASLKSFIADGNKRLDAVNAITSNASCIVSDAVAGICCENTGLTAPNGGVYTNRKMAACLRDGEIVLRYVSYALLAGDASVLQDRCLNGLRETYAALGVPTGSAARAVAIMKAAASALITNTNSQPKKMALTSGDCASLSGEAASYFDMVISAIS; translated from the coding sequence ATGCTCGACGCATTCTCCCGGGCTGCTGTCTCGGCCGATTCCAGCGGCTCCTTCATTGGTGGCGGCGAACTGGCTTCTCTGAAGTCCTTCATTGCTGATGGCAACAAGCGCCTGGACGCTGTGAACGCCATCACCTCCAACGCCAGCTGCATCGTGTCTGACGCCGTCGCCGGCATCTGCTGCGAGAACACCGGCCTGACCGCTCCCAACGGTGGTGTGTACACCAACCGCAAAATGGCTGCTTGCCTGCGTGATGGCGAGATCGTTCTGCGCTACGTCTCCTACGCGCTGCTCGCCGGTGACGCTTCCGTGCTGCAGGACCGCTGCCTGAACGGTCTCCGCGAGACCTATGCCGCTCTGGGCGTTCCCACCGGATCCGCCGCACGTGCTGTTGCCATCATGAAGGCCGCTGCTAGCGCCCTGATCACCAACACCAACAGCCAGCCCAAGAAGATGGCTCTGACCTCTGGTGATTGCGCCAGCCTGTCTGGTGAAGCTGCTAGCTACTTCGACATGGTGATCAGCGCCATCAGCTGA
- the mpeA gene encoding class 2 C-phycoerythrin subunit alpha → MKSVITTVVGAADSASRFPTASDMESVQGSIQRASARLEAAEKLASNYDQVAQEAVDAVYAQYPNGATGRQPRKCATEGKEKCKRDFVHYLRLINYCLVTGGTGPLDELAINGQKEVYKALSIDAGTYVAGFSHLRSRGCAPRDMSAQALTAYNQLLDYVINSLG, encoded by the coding sequence ATGAAGTCAGTAATCACCACCGTCGTCGGCGCAGCCGACAGCGCATCCCGCTTCCCCACCGCCTCCGACATGGAGTCCGTCCAGGGCTCCATCCAACGCGCCTCTGCTCGTTTGGAAGCTGCTGAAAAGCTGGCCAGCAACTACGACCAAGTTGCACAGGAAGCTGTTGATGCTGTCTACGCCCAGTACCCCAATGGTGCCACCGGCCGTCAGCCCCGTAAGTGCGCCACCGAAGGCAAAGAGAAGTGCAAGCGTGACTTCGTTCACTACCTGCGTCTGATCAACTACTGCCTGGTCACCGGCGGCACCGGCCCTCTGGATGAGCTGGCCATCAACGGTCAGAAAGAGGTCTACAAGGCCCTCAGCATCGACGCTGGCACCTATGTGGCTGGTTTCTCCCACCTGCGTTCCCGCGGTTGTGCCCCTCGCGACATGAGTGCTCAGGCTCTGACCGCTTACAACCAGCTGCTCGACTACGTGATCAACTCCCTCGGCTGA